The following proteins come from a genomic window of candidate division WOR-3 bacterium:
- a CDS encoding ATP-binding cassette domain-containing protein, with amino-acid sequence MVKPGELMGLLGPNGAGKSTTIRMIMNIIAPDSGEILFDEKKISNNDFDRIGYLPEERGIYKKFKVSAVLKYFASLKGKEGKDTEKRIDQWLERFDLADWKEKKVEELSKGMSQKVQFIAAVLHDPEILFLDEPFAGLDPVSSEVIKDTVRDLSKEGKTIIFSTHIMEQAEKICDSIFLIDKGVEVVKGPLDKVKENLGKNSVTMEFEGDISFLESTGIVADIISYPRWVEIEIAQGKTPDDLLKAVAGRISVKRFEISRPSLQKIFIDLVGGKKAGK; translated from the coding sequence ATGGTGAAACCCGGTGAACTCATGGGCCTTTTAGGTCCAAACGGCGCAGGAAAATCTACTACTATAAGGATGATAATGAACATAATCGCCCCTGACTCCGGGGAAATTCTTTTTGACGAAAAAAAAATCTCGAACAATGATTTTGACAGAATAGGCTATCTTCCAGAGGAGAGGGGAATCTATAAAAAATTCAAGGTCTCTGCTGTTTTGAAGTATTTTGCTTCCCTCAAAGGCAAAGAAGGCAAGGATACAGAAAAGAGAATAGACCAATGGCTCGAAAGGTTTGATCTCGCCGATTGGAAAGAAAAAAAGGTAGAAGAACTGTCCAAGGGCATGAGCCAAAAAGTCCAGTTTATAGCCGCTGTCCTCCACGACCCTGAGATACTCTTTTTGGACGAACCTTTTGCCGGACTTGACCCTGTCAGCTCCGAGGTAATTAAAGACACTGTTCGGGATTTATCCAAGGAGGGAAAAACGATAATATTTTCGACCCACATCATGGAACAGGCTGAGAAAATATGCGATTCAATCTTTCTCATAGACAAAGGCGTTGAAGTTGTCAAAGGTCCTCTGGATAAGGTTAAGGAAAATTTGGGAAAGAATTCAGTGACGATGGAATTTGAAGGGGATATAAGTTTTTTGGAAAGCACGGGAATCGTCGCTGACATCATTTCCTATCCGAGATGGGTTGAGATTGAGATTGCGCAGGGAAAGACGCCCGACGATCTTCTCAAAGCGGTCGCCGGGAGAATATCGGTTAAAAGGTTTGAAATCTCAAGGCCGTCCCTCCAGAAAATTTTCATTGACCTCGTCGGCGGAAAAAAGGCGGGAAAATGA
- a CDS encoding ABC transporter permease, translated as MRKFFCVLKQEFKTVAMNKSFIVFTLLGPVFMIGITVFPMLLMKGTQAKKVTVYVVTEDKNLAAAMEIRLKNSGIDIVKNNDSREVLDSLVGKGVIYGYIIVPESILTQDTFEFVTKDMADYTVVASIEGVLGNYIITQRMIGEGIDPSKIDALTSPPVISAVKLTKEGEKVKQDFMASFFTAITFTMLLYMTILIYGQSIGRSVINEKKTKTVEIILSSVKPFTLMLGKISGQAAASLLQYGFWLSLSFFSLKIIGSRFQNLNVPVLPHGIYGYLISFYILGFLMYSAVYAALGAASEDENNLQQLAMPVIFLLILPMISVSAIIMNPNSAFAVFFSLFPFTAPMVMFLRATISSPPLYQIIIAYGLIVLTIFLLFFIAAKIFRIGILMTGKKFSFKDIMVWLRS; from the coding sequence ATGAGAAAATTTTTCTGCGTTCTCAAGCAGGAATTCAAGACAGTCGCCATGAACAAGAGCTTTATCGTCTTCACTCTTCTCGGACCCGTCTTCATGATAGGAATCACGGTTTTCCCCATGCTCTTGATGAAGGGAACCCAGGCGAAGAAAGTGACTGTATATGTCGTCACAGAAGACAAAAACCTCGCCGCGGCGATGGAGATCAGGCTTAAAAATTCAGGAATCGACATCGTCAAAAACAACGACAGCAGGGAAGTCCTCGACTCTTTGGTTGGGAAAGGCGTTATATACGGCTACATAATAGTCCCCGAGAGCATACTGACTCAAGACACGTTCGAATTTGTGACAAAGGACATGGCTGACTATACAGTTGTCGCTTCCATAGAAGGAGTTCTTGGAAATTACATCATAACCCAGAGGATGATAGGAGAGGGAATCGACCCTTCAAAAATTGACGCTCTGACTTCGCCGCCGGTCATAAGCGCCGTAAAGCTGACCAAAGAGGGTGAGAAGGTGAAACAAGACTTTATGGCATCCTTTTTCACGGCGATTACTTTCACAATGCTTCTTTACATGACAATATTGATATACGGGCAGTCCATAGGAAGGTCTGTCATTAACGAGAAAAAAACAAAAACCGTCGAAATAATTCTCTCCTCGGTCAAACCTTTCACTCTGATGTTAGGGAAAATATCAGGCCAGGCCGCGGCAAGCCTTCTTCAATACGGATTCTGGCTTTCATTGAGTTTTTTCTCTCTTAAAATTATAGGGAGCAGATTTCAGAACCTCAACGTGCCTGTTCTGCCGCACGGCATTTACGGCTATCTCATATCCTTTTACATCCTCGGTTTCCTGATGTATTCGGCTGTCTACGCCGCTCTCGGAGCGGCTTCTGAGGACGAGAACAACCTTCAACAGCTCGCGATGCCGGTCATATTTCTGCTCATACTTCCGATGATAAGCGTGTCGGCGATAATAATGAATCCGAATTCCGCCTTTGCCGTCTTTTTCTCGCTATTCCCCTTCACGGCGCCAATGGTCATGTTTCTCAGGGCGACGATATCCTCCCCTCCTCTCTACCAGATCATAATAGCTTACGGTCTGATTGTTCTGACAATTTTCCTCCTGTTTTTCATTGCCGCTAAAATATTCAGAATCGGAATCCTGATGACCGGTAAAAAATTCAGCTTCAAAGACATAATGGTTTGGTTGAGATCGTGA